Proteins from a single region of Rhipicephalus sanguineus isolate Rsan-2018 chromosome 5, BIME_Rsan_1.4, whole genome shotgun sequence:
- the LOC119394511 gene encoding D-aminoacyl-tRNA deacylase isoform X1 codes for MSASVWCGATGHQTTRPVRVRLPTMRAVIQRVRSAAVHVDGRVISSIGRGLCVLVGIHRDDTEDDIDYIVRKILNLKLFDDDAGKRWKLSARELQLEVLCVSQFTLYGTLKGNKPDFHLAMEGDHSKQFYERFLHKIRTEHKEDLVKDGQFGALMQVDIQNDGPVTLEIESSAFRKVVPLPQERGEPDGGAADDSVP; via the exons ATGAGTGCATCGGTGTGGTGTGGTGCAACAG GACATCAAACAACAAGACCCGTTCGTGTGCGGCTTCCCACAATGCGTGCAGTCATCCAGCGAGTTCGATCAGCAGCAGTCCATGTCGATGGGCGCGTGATAAGCAGCATTGGCCGCGGCCTGTGCGTGTTAGTTGGCATCCATCGGGATGACACCGAAGACGACATTGATTACATCGTACGCAAGATCCTCAATCTCAAGCTGTTCGATGATGACGCTGGCAAGCGGTGGAAGCTGTCAGCGAGGGAGCTGCAGCTTGAAGTGCTCTGCGTGAGTCAGTTTACACTCTACGGCACACTCAAGGGAAACAAGCCCGACTTCCATCTCGCCATGGAAGGGGACCATTCGAAGCAGTTCTACGAGAGGTTTCTGCACAAGATcaggacggagcacaaagagGACCTTGTCAAGGACGGACAGTTTGGAGCATTAATGCAAGTGGACATTCAGAACGATGGCCCGGTCACCCTGGAAATCGAGTCGTCTGCTTTCCGAAAGGTTGTGCCCTTGCCACAAGAGCGTGGAGAACCGGATGGTGGTGCTGCGGACGATTCAGTTCCTTGA
- the LOC119394511 gene encoding D-aminoacyl-tRNA deacylase isoform X2, with translation MRAVIQRVRSAAVHVDGRVISSIGRGLCVLVGIHRDDTEDDIDYIVRKILNLKLFDDDAGKRWKLSARELQLEVLCVSQFTLYGTLKGNKPDFHLAMEGDHSKQFYERFLHKIRTEHKEDLVKDGQFGALMQVDIQNDGPVTLEIESSAFRKVVPLPQERGEPDGGAADDSVP, from the coding sequence ATGCGTGCAGTCATCCAGCGAGTTCGATCAGCAGCAGTCCATGTCGATGGGCGCGTGATAAGCAGCATTGGCCGCGGCCTGTGCGTGTTAGTTGGCATCCATCGGGATGACACCGAAGACGACATTGATTACATCGTACGCAAGATCCTCAATCTCAAGCTGTTCGATGATGACGCTGGCAAGCGGTGGAAGCTGTCAGCGAGGGAGCTGCAGCTTGAAGTGCTCTGCGTGAGTCAGTTTACACTCTACGGCACACTCAAGGGAAACAAGCCCGACTTCCATCTCGCCATGGAAGGGGACCATTCGAAGCAGTTCTACGAGAGGTTTCTGCACAAGATcaggacggagcacaaagagGACCTTGTCAAGGACGGACAGTTTGGAGCATTAATGCAAGTGGACATTCAGAACGATGGCCCGGTCACCCTGGAAATCGAGTCGTCTGCTTTCCGAAAGGTTGTGCCCTTGCCACAAGAGCGTGGAGAACCGGATGGTGGTGCTGCGGACGATTCAGTTCCTTGA